AGAATCTCGCCTATCCGCGTCATGTCTCCGTGCAGGATGTGGACAGCGACGGCGACATGGACATTGCCCTGACCATTGACCTGGAAAACAAGATCGTCTGGTACGAAAACGACGGTTTGTTAAATTTTACCAGACACGTGCTGGACAGCGCTTTTACCTATGCCTATTTTGTCCACATTTTTGACCTGGACGGTGACGGCGACCAGGATGTGATCGGAACGGCGCAGGATGCCGGCGTGCTGGCCTGGTGGGAAAACGGTCAGGCAGAAGAATTAATTGCCGCCGCCGGCGCCCCGGATACATTGCGCTTTAATCAGAATCAATTGTTAATTAAATACGACCCGTCCTTTCCGGGCGGCATGACTTCGGCGCACTTTAACCACGGTAAAAATCCCGATTCCCTGCAGATGGCCGCCGGAATCGAACGCGTGGCTGGCGCCGGGTTGTACACCATTGTTTCCCATGCCGCTTTTTATTCGGCCACCGCCGTGTTCAAATACGACAGCATTGCCGAGTGGCAGAGTTTGCGAAACATCGATGAAGGCCGGTTGCGCATCTGCTACTGGAATGATTCTCTGGCAATTTGGCAACTGGCGGGCAATGGCGGCCAGGCGGTGGATACGACAAAAAATGAGATTTCTGTGCTCGATATTTCCGCAGAATTTCATAAATACGCCCAATTTACTCTGTGCCTTTCCACAGGGCCAAGTATTGTCGGCAATGATCCAGCTCCGCTCGTGCCGGTAAAAATTGAGCACCGGGCCTATCCCAATCCTTTTAACAGCCAGACGTGGATTCATTTTACCGTGCCGCAGGCAGCGCAAGCCAGATTGCAAAACGTGCGTTTGAGCATTTACAATCTGCTGGGGCAGCAGGTTAAGACCATTTACGAAGGATATTTACCCGCCGGCGCTTATCGCTTTTTGTGGAACGGCAACAACCATCGCAACCGCGCCATCAGTTCTGGCTGGTATTTTTACCGCCTTTCGGTGGGCGCTGAGGTCGTGCAGGGAAAAATCCTTCTCATCCGTTAAGCCCGGGAATAATTGGCTGCGGAGGATCATTAAAATTGTAAAAACATTCGGAGGAAGGTTGCGGCGGAGGCAAAATTTTTATTTTTCATGGTTTAACAGAACCATTTTAAGCACAGGCCTGAGCGTATTTCTGTTGTGGGGGCAGACCGTCACTTTTTCGGGCAAAACGGTGATTGACGACAATCTTGAAAAAGCCAAAAAAAATGCCGTGGTCGATATTGATCTCGACGGCGATAAAGACATTGTGTGCACCGCCAATCCGGAGGGAAGCAGCGGGATCGAAGACCCGAACGGTTTAAACGTGGCGCTGTATCTGAACGACGGCAGCAATGTTTTTAGCGTAAAGACCATCGACGCCAATTTCCGAACGGCGCGCGGCCTGGCGGTCGGCGATTTGAACGGCGACGGCTATCCTGATGTGGCAGTGGGCAACGCCAATGCCGACAGCGCCCTGGCCTGGTACAAAAATCCCGCCGGCGCCTACGACAATCCATGGAAAAAATACCATCCGGGAAGCCTCGCCCCGTTTAACTACATTGTGCGCATCCTTGATTTTGACGGCGATTCGGACCTGGACATTGTGGATGGCATGGGCGACGCTGCGGCCGGTGGCAGTAGCGCGGACGATTATGTCCGCTGGCTGGAGAACAACGGCGCCGATCCGCCCGTTTTTAGCGAACACCTGATTATTAATTACCCTTCGCCCGCCGGCATTGCCGTGGCTGATTTTAACGGCGATGCGGTTTACGATGTGGCCGCCATGGCCTGGACGGATTATTTTAGCGCCTCGCCCCTGGTCGATGAAGATGTGCGCTGGTGGGCGCAAACCTCAACCAATGTTTTTACCCAGCAGGAAGTCATCAAAACCTCGTACGGCGGGAACGACGCCCGGGCTGCCGATCTGGATGGCGACGGAGACGCCGATTTGATTGGCGCCGGCTACAAAGCGCAAACCATCGATTGGTGGGCAAACGACGGCAGCGGCCAATTCGGCGCCAGTCTGTACACCATCCGCACCGCCTTTAACCATGCGCGCAATGTGCAGGCGGTGGACCTGGACGGCGACGATGACCTGGATCTGCTGGCCTGCGCCGACGACGACAACCTGGTGGTCTGGTTCGAGAATGACGGCTCGCAAAACTTTACCGAGCACACCATTGACAACGCCTTTACCTATGCCTACTTTGTGACGCCGGCCGATCTGGATGGCGACGGCGATGTGGATGTGGTGGGCACCGCGCAGAATGCCGTTGAAAGCGGAAACACCATTGCGGGGCAGCTGGCCTGGTGGGAAAATAATCAGGCCGAAGAACAAACCATCGCCAGCGGCGATCCGCCGCCTGCCAGCTTTTACAGCGGCGCCGTACTGATCGACTTCCAGAACGGATTTACGGGCGGCCTAACGTCCGTTTTTTTCAACCACGGCAGTAATGCTAATAAAAATCTGGTGGGCGGCGGCGTGCACCATATCGCGCAAAAGGGCTTTTACACCATTCGCACTCTGGCCGCCACCTACGACGGAAGCATCGAATTCTCTTACGATGGCATCGCCGAGTGGTCGGCTATCTCCAATGAGGCCGATCTGAGAATTTGCTACTGGGACGAAAACAATGATCAGTGGATTCTGGCCGGAACGTCGCAGTCCGTTGATGCCCTGAACAACGCCATTACGGTTAGCGGCATTGCCGGACAACTGCACAATTTTGCCCGGTTTACTCTGGGCTCGGTTTCCAGCGATAATTCACTGCCTGTTACGCTAAGCGGCTTTGAATTCAGCAAACAAGAAACCGGCATCTGGTTGACCTGGAAAACGGAGAGTGAAATCGAAAATCTGGGCTTTGAACTTTGGCGGTCGGAAGACGTGGACACGGTACGCCGACTGGTGATTTCTTTTGAATTTGAAGATGCGCTACAGGGCCTGGGAAATTCCGGCGTTGGAAAAACTTATGGCTATCTGGATGAGGACGTATTGCCCGGAAACACCTACTACTACACCCTGATTCAGGTCGATTACAGCGGCCGACGCAGCGAGGTTGGTCGATTGTCCGCGCATTTTGTGCCGTTCGGTTTAACCAGAGTGGTCAACGGCCAACAGCCGGAAGCTCCCCGGCTTTTGAACAACTTTCCCAATCCCTTTAACAGCGGCACGACCATTGTGTTTGAATTGCCGGCGTTGACCGCCGAGGCCGCGCAGACGGTAAGGGTGATGATCTTTGATGTGCGAGGGCGCCTGGTGCGCGCTCTGTTTGAAGGAAGTTTAAGCGACGGTCAATATCGTATTCGATGGGACGGTAAAAATAGCGGAGGCCAGAGCGTGCCTTCCGGCAAATATATTTGTGTTTTGAAAGGCCAGAATTTCAGTCTGTCAAGATTTTTAACGCTGGTAAGATAAACAAAGGCCATGGAGAAGGCAGAAAAGCAAACGTTTGAGGTGATTGTTGTAGGGGCAGGCATTGCCGGTTCCCTTGCCGCCCGCCTGTTAGCTCAAAAAGGGATTTCTGTTTTACTCCTGGAAAAAGACGATTACGCCGGTAAAACCAAGGCCTGTGGCGGACTTTTTGACCGCTCGTATTTTGAACGTTTTGTGGGTGATGAGCGGATTATTGAGCAGCGCATCCGCAAAAATATCTTTCATCTCCCCTGGGGCGATGTGACGTATGACTGCGATCAGGTTACGGTTAAACGCCGAATTTTTGACCGTCATCTGGCGCAGGAAGCCAAAAAAGCGGGCGCCGTACTGATGAATCGACAGAAGGTGATTTCCTTTGAGGTTAAAAAACCAGGCGAGGTTGAGGCGACTGTGAAAGAAATGGGCTCCGACCGTTTGTGGCAGGTCAGGGCTTCGATTATCCTGTTGGCGGATGGCCCGCATTCGGTTGCCTTTCAAAATCCATTTTTTAAACGGCAGTTGAAAAAGAAATACTGGGCCTATGCCCAGGTTTACGAGGTAAAAGGCGTGGCGCTACCGCGGAACGAAGCGCACATCTATTTTTCGCCCCGCCTTTACCGCTGGGGATACGGCTGGATTTTCCCCTACAAAAAGGAAAGTAATGTGGGCGTGGGCGCCATTTTATCGGAACTGGCAAAACGGCCTTTAAAACAAAAACTATTTGAGTTTTTACGAATCTTTCCGCAAACGGCGCCGTTGTTAAAGGGACGCCCGATCGTCGATAAAAAGGGCGGCTACATTCCCATGTGGCTTTTAAACCGCCTGTCCGATGACTCGCAACTGGTGCTGGGCGATGCGGGGGGCATGGTCAGCCCCTTGTTTGGCGCCGGCATTAACTATGCCATGGAAGCCGCCGAGGCCTGTGTGCCGGTGGTGCAAAACGCCTTAAAGTCCGGGGATTTTTCAGCCCGGGCGTTGAAAGCTTACGATCTGGAAATTAAAAAGCGCTTTGGACGCGAATTACGCAAGCAAATGGCGCTGGCTAAAATCATCATCTTCAGTAAACGTTTCGGAAAACTGTTGCCGGTTAAAATTTTGTCGATTATTGCCTTTGGCGTAAAATATTCGCGCTGGAATAAAATTAAAATTCTGGCTTACCCCTGGCTGGGCAGGCCCATGGTGGGCGCGCCAAACAGGGGCAAAGCCTCGGATTGAACAAAACAAAAAAAGCGATGGCGTTCAAGTAAAGGAATACGTTTGTGCTGAAAAAGAGAATTCAATTATTATCCAGGTTGCCTTTGTACAGAGCATTTTATACCTTTGCCAGGGGCAGAGCGCCATTGCCGGTAAACTTTACGCTCAGTTTGCTCTATTCCTGTAATTCGCGTTGCGCCACCTGCAACGTGTATTTAAAAAAGGTGGATAATCTGACGCCGGATGAATACGACAGGATTTTTGCCACGGTGGGGCAGGCGCCGTTCTGGTTTACGCTAAGCGGGGGCGAGCCTTTTTTGCGCAAAGATATTGTCGATATTGCCCGGGTTATCTATCAACGATCCAGACCGGCCATTATCAATATCCCGACCAACGGCAGTCTGTATCGCATTATTCCGGAACGCGTGGAAGAAATTTTGCGCGCCTGCCCGGAATCGGATGTGATCATCAACCTGTCGCTGGATGAGGTTGGCGAAAAACACGATGAAATACGCGGCTATCCGGGCAACTGGGAACGCGCGATTAAAACCTATCAGGAATTGCAAAAATTGAAACGCTATCCTAATTTGACGCTGGGCATTCATACCGTGATATCGGTTTTTAATGTACGGCGCTTTCCGGAAATTTACAAAGAGCTCATCGCTTTGCAGCCGGATTCGTACATTACGGAAATAGCCGAAGAACGCGTGGAGCTGGAAACCATGGGGCTGGACATTACGCCGGACGCTGATGAATACACCGCGGCCATCGATTTTTTGATTGGCGAAATGAAAAACAGCCGGTTGAAGGGACTGGCCAGGGTGGCGCGTTCTTTCCGCATCGAATACTATCAACTGGTTAAACAGTTCCTGCAGACGCATCAACAGGTCATTCCCTGTTATGCGGGCGTGGCTTCCTGTCAAATTTCGCCGGACGGGGAGGTGTGGCCCTGTTGCATCAGAGCGGATTCTATGGGAAATTTACGCGAACATGATTACAATTTTCCGAAAATCTGGAATGGAGAGGCGGCGAACCGGATTCGCAGGAGCATTAAAAATCGGGAGTGTGCCTGCCCGCTGGCCAATGCCAGTTACACAAATTTGTTGTTACATGGACGTTCGCTAACCAAAATTGCTTTGAGATTGGTGTAAAAAAATTATACAAGAGCCGGAGCTGTGGAGGGCATAACTGCTTTCCAGCCGCTATGGAAAAGGATTTCATTAATGGCACGGAAATTGTAATGATTGAACAAAAAATGTTGTAAGGGAAAATGCGATTGAAATCCTTTGTTACCGTTTGCTTGAGCCTGCTGATGTTTGTTGCCGTCGGCAGAAGCGATAATTATGCCGGCCTGGCCAGTAATCTTTTTTTGCGTGCTGAATTAAGCCCGCGCGCTTCCGCTTTGTCCGGCGCTTATTCCGCTATTGGCAACGACGTGCAGGCCATCTACTACAATCCCGCCGCATTTGTACAAATGAAAAGACATGAAATCAGTTTAATCCATGTGCAATGGTTCGAAGATGTGCGCATGCAGAACCTGAGTCTGGGGTTTAAGCTGGACCCAAAGTTTGCCGTTGGAATTGGCATCTCTTACATGGGCATGCCGGAAATTCAGGGCAAAGATCGTTTCGGGCAGGAAACGGAAAAAATCAGCGTAAGCAGCGCCATCGCCCAGTTGAATGTGGCTTACAAGGTTCATCCGTCCTTTTTTATGGGGTTGGGGGTCAAATATTTCAGAGATGATCTGGCCGGCTATATCGGATCGGGCATGGCTCTGGACTTTGGGTTTTTAATGGAAACCCTGATCCCGCGTCTGACGGTGGGCGGCGCCGTTCAAAATCTGGGCAATAAAATTCGTTATGACCAGCAAGAGGAAGCCATTCCCTTAACCTATCGTCTCGGAATCGGGTATGCCATCCCGGCCGCGCATTTAAAAATTGCGGTGGAAGGGGTGCGCTCCCTGGATCAAAACTGGCGCCTGGCTACGGGCCTTGAATTTTCGTACAACCGCTTTGCCTTTTTAAGAATTGGCAATAAATGGCTGGGAGAGCGTTCAGATTTACAGCCATCCTTTGGCGCCGGTTTTAATCCTAATTCCAGCCTTTCGCTGGATTATACCTTTTACAACCATCAGCAATTGGGCTACACGCATCGCGTGGGGATTAGCTTTCGTTTTGGCGAAGTAAAAAACATGCGAATAGGGGGGCTTGGGCCTGCCGAATCATCATTTGTTTTAAGGCCGCCGCAGCGTGTTTACGCCTACTTACACGGCGATACGTTGAAGGTGGAGTGGTCTGATGTTCCCGGCGCCCGCTATCGCGTCTATTTACGCAAAACCAACGACAGCAAATGGATTAAAGCCACCCCGCGTCTTTTGTGGGCTCATGAGCTGAATATCAAAAAACCAAAGAGAAAAACCATGATCGATATCGCAGTAACCAGCGTGATTGACGGCAAAGAAAGCTCTTTTTCACGGATTGTAACGGTGGAAATTAAATGATGAAAATCAACAAAATACTTTTGACCATTGTTTCTTTTAATTTATTTTTCGCGATTTTACAGGCCCAGACCAGTCATTTTCAGTTGATCTGGGATAATAATACAGAAGACGACATGTACATGTACCGCATCTTCCGGGGAAATAACGCCAACCAGTTGCAGCAGATAGACAGCGTTTACTTTCCCGATTCCACTTACAATGATTACAGAATTCAAAAGGGCGCGCTGTATTATTACGCCATTAAAGCCGTGGATTTGTCGCTTAATGCCAGCGATTTTTCCGATCAAGTTTCTGCCGCCATTCCGCAAATTACGCAATTTCCCGAGCAGGTGGAATGTCCGCCGGATACCACCATCAGCTATACCCTGGCCGATCATGTAAACGACCCCGACCATTCGCCCGCTGATATTCATTGGCAGGTTAGCGGTTATAATCAGTTGCAGGTAACCCTGGATAACAACGCCGGCTTGCTAACCGTGGTAACGCCGTCGAACTGGGCCGGGCAGGATCGAATGGATTTAACCGCCACCGATCCGGATGGCTTTGAAGATAGAGTTTCGATTTATTTTGTGGCTAAAAACGGAAGCCTGCCGCCCGAACTGAATACCATCCCCGCTCAAACAACACCGGAAGATACGCCCTTAACGCTGAACCTGTTACAGTTTGCGGACGATGGCGACACGGCGCCCGACCAGTTAAAATTTACCGTTTCGGACGGCGATCATTTGACCCTGCATCTAAAAGATAGTTTGCTGACCATTATTCCGGAAAAGGACTGGTTCGGCAGTTCGACGGTTAAGGTTGAGGTAGAGGACGAAAAACAGCTCACTGACAGCACGTCGTTTGAGGTGGTGGTTACTCCGGTCAACGATCCGCCTGTTTTAAGCAGCCTGCCCAATTTTAAGTTGAACCAGGACACCTCCGTCTCTATAAATCTGAATGATTATGTGTACGATGTTGATGATGACAACGCCAGTTTAAGGTGGGAGTTTGCCAACTACCCGCATCTGGAGCTGGAATACAACCAGAGTTCGCAAAGCCTTACAATAATAACGCCCGCGGACTGGGCGGGATTTGAATACATCATTGCAAAGGTTGCGGATGCGAACAATGCCTTTGCGCGGGATACGATTACCGTTCAGGTTTTAAGCAAAGAGGTCAAAGCGCCTGTCATTTCTGCCTTTCCCGACATCCGCATCAACGAAGACGAAACGACATCCATTGATTTAAATAAATATGTGCAGGATGCGGATACGCCCATCCAGAACTTGTTCTGGCAAACCCATGGCCATACCAACACGGTTGTTAGCATTGATTATCAGAATAAAATCTTGCATGTCGGCGGCAAACCGGACTGGTTTGGTGAAGAGCAGTTCTGGCTTAAGGTCAGCGATCCGGATCAGCAGGCCGACAGCGTTCTGGTAAAGGTAACTGTTTTGCCGGTCAACGATCCGCCGTTTTTTAAAGGCTTTCCGGTGGTCGATCTGTCGGAGCAGAATCCGAAAAGCATTGCCTATAAAAATTACATCAGCGACGTGGACAATTCGTCGGATGAACTTTATTTACGCTTTCTGGAAGTGGATTCCATTCAGGTCACCATCAACGATGCGGCCATTTGGTTTGAGGTATCTGAACAATGGTTTGGCAGCGCGGAAATTACTTTAATCGTTCAGGATCCGGCCGGAGCGGCAGACAGTATTCAGACGCTGGTCTATCGGCAGAATCTGGCCCGGGCGCCGCGCATTGTGAATCTGGATACGCTTCACATCGATGAAGATCGTTGGCGCAAGCTGAGCCTGAGCGATAAGGTCGATGATCCGGACACGGATAAAGAAAATATCAATTGGGAAATTCTCCCGGGGCAAAATGTCAGCGTTCAACTGGATCAGACCTCAAAAGAAGCGACCCTGCAACCGGCGCCAGACTGGTGGGGAGAAGAGGAAGTCGTCTTTAAGGCGACCGATCCCGATGGTTATTTTGATTTTGACACATTAAAAGTCTATGTGCGACCGATAAACGATCCGCCGGAATTGAAGACCATTCCCGACCAGACCATGCTGGCCGGAACCTATTATTCCTTTGATCTTAAAGAATATTTGTATGATGCGGACGGCTACGACGACCTGGCAAACATCGAGTTGTTAAACAATCCCAATGGCTACATCGGATATTATTTAACCGAAAACGGTTTTCGCGCCACGTTTTTTGCCCCGCAGGGATTCCACGGCAACGAAACGTTTATGCTAAGAGTAACCGACCGGGCCGGAGCGCAGGCGGTTGCCATTTTTGTGGTCAGAGTGTTGGCAAAAACCGTAAAAGATAAAATAGACGTGAATTCCTTTGGCAGCGGAACGGTCATCTATTTTAGCTGGAACTCGCGCATGCCCACGCGGGACTATATCGAATACAGCCTGGATTACAGCTTCGAGCAGCGCAGCGAAATGGAAGCGGAATTTACCAGAGTACACCAGGTTACGCTTAAAGACCTGGAGCCCAACCAGACCTATCATTTCAGAATCGTTTCGCTGGATGAAAATGGCAATGTGATCGTCAATCCGGATTCGGTTTTTACAACAGGAAAACCGGTCACGGGCGTTAATGTTTTCCCCATTCCATACCGCAAAAGCGATCCCGATGCGGGAGACGGCATCTATTTTACCAATTTAAACGGTAACGCTACCATCACCATATTAAACTTGCTGGGCGAACTGGTTTTTAAAAAGGAGATTAACGAAGCGGTTTTTCGCTGGGATGTAAAAAATACAGCCGGACACGAAGTTCGTTCGGGCATCTACTTTTATCACATAAAAACAGATAAAAAGAATTATCGGGGCAAATTGATCATTATTCGCTGAGTTTTTTTGGGAAGAATTTTCAATAAAGGCCTCGATGGTCGCTCCCGCGCTGATGTACGGGGAGATTGATCGCGGCGATGGCAATTGTCCAAATAATTGCAGGCGCAGTTTATTCTTTTTGAATTGAAGGATAATCGCTCAGGTAAGGGATGTTCTGGTCATAAAAAATTTATTTTTCGGCGTGGTGTTGCGGTAGCGCAACAAAAGGCGTGCAGGCCGGCGCACGCAGTGAATATTTCTTAATAAAAATCATTCGATTAAGTTGCATAAGTCACAATAATTAACTTCACTTCTATGTAAAATTGGTTTAAATTAACCAAGATGAGCTCTGTTTATGTACAAAATTCTTGTGGATATTGATGAACGCTTCTTGTTGGACGAGTGTCGCGCTGTTTTTTCAGAGTTTGGCGAGGTGGAGCTTTTGGTTCAAAAACCGTCGTCCGGGAATAATAATACCGTTTCCTTCGACGCGCTTTTTTTTATTAGTAATCGGCTTAATTCGGAAACATTAACCAGGCTGGAAATCTATCGTAAGCAGTATCCCAAATTCCCCCTTGTTTTTTACAATCATTCCTTAATGTTGGACGACATGGCGCGGGAGCTACCGCAAAAAAATCTTTATTTGATTGTCGGAGATGAACGCAAATGGCATTTGAGGCAACTGGTTAAGCGCATGCTCAAAATGCACTGGCGTCGGTTGCCCTACAAAGAACTGGGCATCGATTTCGACAATTTGTCCGAGAGGATGAAAAAGGTGCTTCAATACATCGAAACCTCTGAGTTTGAGAAGTGTGATATTTTCCACATCGCCGATTTTTTACAAATTACGCCCAGTTATTTCAGCCAGATTTTTAAGGCAGAAACGGGCCAGTCCTTTCGTAGTTTTATGCAGCGCGTTTTGAATTACTACGAGAATTTATTATTTTTAGACTGGGGGCTGGAAATAAAAAAGGTTTCCAGGATGTTAGGGTATAGTGAACTGTCCAGTTACAGTCGTTCATTTAAAAACCGAAAAGGGCAGTCGCCGCGGGCGTTTGTAAAATTACAATCGCGCCGCAACTAACTTTTTAATCTATCACTAACGCTGAGATCTGTTTAATATGAAAAATGTATTGACCGTTGATGTGGAAGAGTGGTTCCATCCCGAAGCTTTACAAAATCAATTTCCAATGGATTCCTGGCCCGATCAAAAAAAGCGCCTCGAACCGTTAATCGAGCGCTTATTGGAAGCATTCGATGTTCATCGGGCGCGCGCCACCTTTTTTGTTCTGGGTTGGGTGGCGGAACAGAATCCTCAGATTGTAAAAAAGATTGTGGCCGCGGGTCATGAGATCGCTTCTCACAGCTATGCGCATCGCATGGTGACGAAGATGAGCCCGGATAGTTTTGACCAGGATCTGAAGAAGTCCATACGTGTATTGGAAGATATTGCCGGTGTGCGCGTCAAAGGATTCCGCGCGCCGACGTTCTCCATCACCGGGCAGAACTTATGGGCTTTTGATGTGTTGGCTCAAAACAATCTGGAGTACGATTCATCCATCTATCCTATCTGGCACGATCGTTACGGCATGCCGCACGCCCCCCGCACGCCCTTTATCTTCGAAAGCGCAGGGGGCAAACCTATTGTTGAATTTCCCATGCCAACCATCCGTATTGGCAATAAAAACATCCCCTTTGGCGGCGGAGGATATTTGCGGTTGCTGCCCCTGTGGTTTACGCAATACGCCATTAAAAAATTTAATCGGGAAGGCCACCCGGCCATTATTTACATGCATCCCTGGGAGTTCGATTCCGATCAGCCGCGCGTGCCATTGGGTAGGCTTCAAAGTTTACGCCATTACGGAAGAATTAAACGCAACTTTAATAAACTGGAGCGTTTATTAAAACAATTTGAATGGATGGCCATGGAAGATTACCTTACCTTACTTAAAAAAGAAGAAAAATTGTCCGTAAAAAAATTAAACCTTATTACTAAATGAACCGATAACTGTAATTGGGAAAAATAATGAATGGGGTAAAATTCAATGAGTGAAACAAGACATATCCTGGTTGTTGATGACGAGCAAGAAGTGCGGGATACACTTTACAATGTTTTAAAAAGTCTCGATTACGTACCACACGTGGCCGCGAGTGGTAAAGAAGCGCTGGAGATCATCAAAAATGAGCGGATCGATGTGGTGCTGTCCGATTTGTACATGCCAGAAATGGATGGTATTGAGCTTTTGAAACGCGTAAAGGCGATGAATAGCAAGGTTGTCTTCCTCATGATTACCGCGCACCCCACCATTGAAACAGCCGTTGATGCCATAAAAAAAGGCGCTTACGATTATCTGACCAAACCGTTTCATATTGAAGAGGTGCGGCTTAAAATTAATCGGGCGCTGGAACGCAAAGGGATGGCCAGTTCTCTCAAAACGGCTAACGGCATCATCTGGGCTTTGATTTTTTCCATCCCCCTGTGGTTGATTCTGGGGATTATTCTGGC
This sequence is a window from Caldithrix abyssi DSM 13497. Protein-coding genes within it:
- a CDS encoding Ig-like domain-containing protein, producing MMKINKILLTIVSFNLFFAILQAQTSHFQLIWDNNTEDDMYMYRIFRGNNANQLQQIDSVYFPDSTYNDYRIQKGALYYYAIKAVDLSLNASDFSDQVSAAIPQITQFPEQVECPPDTTISYTLADHVNDPDHSPADIHWQVSGYNQLQVTLDNNAGLLTVVTPSNWAGQDRMDLTATDPDGFEDRVSIYFVAKNGSLPPELNTIPAQTTPEDTPLTLNLLQFADDGDTAPDQLKFTVSDGDHLTLHLKDSLLTIIPEKDWFGSSTVKVEVEDEKQLTDSTSFEVVVTPVNDPPVLSSLPNFKLNQDTSVSINLNDYVYDVDDDNASLRWEFANYPHLELEYNQSSQSLTIITPADWAGFEYIIAKVADANNAFARDTITVQVLSKEVKAPVISAFPDIRINEDETTSIDLNKYVQDADTPIQNLFWQTHGHTNTVVSIDYQNKILHVGGKPDWFGEEQFWLKVSDPDQQADSVLVKVTVLPVNDPPFFKGFPVVDLSEQNPKSIAYKNYISDVDNSSDELYLRFLEVDSIQVTINDAAIWFEVSEQWFGSAEITLIVQDPAGAADSIQTLVYRQNLARAPRIVNLDTLHIDEDRWRKLSLSDKVDDPDTDKENINWEILPGQNVSVQLDQTSKEATLQPAPDWWGEEEVVFKATDPDGYFDFDTLKVYVRPINDPPELKTIPDQTMLAGTYYSFDLKEYLYDADGYDDLANIELLNNPNGYIGYYLTENGFRATFFAPQGFHGNETFMLRVTDRAGAQAVAIFVVRVLAKTVKDKIDVNSFGSGTVIYFSWNSRMPTRDYIEYSLDYSFEQRSEMEAEFTRVHQVTLKDLEPNQTYHFRIVSLDENGNVIVNPDSVFTTGKPVTGVNVFPIPYRKSDPDAGDGIYFTNLNGNATITILNLLGELVFKKEINEAVFRWDVKNTAGHEVRSGIYFYHIKTDKKNYRGKLIIIR
- a CDS encoding helix-turn-helix domain-containing protein; its protein translation is MYKILVDIDERFLLDECRAVFSEFGEVELLVQKPSSGNNNTVSFDALFFISNRLNSETLTRLEIYRKQYPKFPLVFYNHSLMLDDMARELPQKNLYLIVGDERKWHLRQLVKRMLKMHWRRLPYKELGIDFDNLSERMKKVLQYIETSEFEKCDIFHIADFLQITPSYFSQIFKAETGQSFRSFMQRVLNYYENLLFLDWGLEIKKVSRMLGYSELSSYSRSFKNRKGQSPRAFVKLQSRRN
- a CDS encoding XrtA system polysaccharide deacetylase codes for the protein MKNVLTVDVEEWFHPEALQNQFPMDSWPDQKKRLEPLIERLLEAFDVHRARATFFVLGWVAEQNPQIVKKIVAAGHEIASHSYAHRMVTKMSPDSFDQDLKKSIRVLEDIAGVRVKGFRAPTFSITGQNLWAFDVLAQNNLEYDSSIYPIWHDRYGMPHAPRTPFIFESAGGKPIVEFPMPTIRIGNKNIPFGGGGYLRLLPLWFTQYAIKKFNREGHPAIIYMHPWEFDSDQPRVPLGRLQSLRHYGRIKRNFNKLERLLKQFEWMAMEDYLTLLKKEEKLSVKKLNLITK
- a CDS encoding sigma-54-dependent transcriptional regulator; this encodes MSETRHILVVDDEQEVRDTLYNVLKSLDYVPHVAASGKEALEIIKNERIDVVLSDLYMPEMDGIELLKRVKAMNSKVVFLMITAHPTIETAVDAIKKGAYDYLTKPFHIEEVRLKINRALERKGMASSLKTANGIIWALIFSIPLWLILGIILARLLK